The following nucleotide sequence is from Corticium candelabrum chromosome 19, ooCorCand1.1, whole genome shotgun sequence.
tcgtcatcatcctAATTATATTCGTCACTGGAGCAGTGGACTGCTGATGTGTTATGGTGCGGTGAGTTTGCTGTTTATTTGCAGCAAGAATACTTCACCTGGCTTTCTACGTCTCAATGCTAGAGTAGTCAAGTCACATCACAGTGTTGGCAGATTGTGGCATGTTCTTCTGCGTTGTGTGTCAGATGTGGAGGATCTTCTCCAGTCTGTTCCTGGTGTTCTTTTTGATCGATGCATCTGCAGTGAGAGTTCGACGACCACAAGTTCTCTTCCCAGTCAACCTAAGCATATTGTGCCTAATGAAAGATGGGGACCATTTGCAGTAGAAACTGTAATGGGAAAGTACAGTCCAGAGATGAAAAAGCATGTGACAGCTATAGtacaaggtaaacaacaaatacaaatacatgtactgtgttttgtttgtacttAGAATGTGGGttttatgtgtgttttgtatttgtttagtgtGTCCAAGTGTAAAGGAAGGTATTCTTCTCTGTGATGTTGTTTCACCAGAATGTGGAACTCTATTGGACCAAATGGATGTCGAAGAGATAGCAGCAGATATAGGAAAGTGGTGGCCTAAACTAACAAGTATTATTGGTACTGACCAGTCCACAGTGTTGGAGATGCGTGTAAGTGATTCTGACCCCAGGTTTTCCCAAGCGGCAGCATCTCGTATATTAAGTGAGTGGCAAAAATCAAGAAACAATCAATTAGAAGTatgtgaattgtatgatgctctACTTGTTGCTGACGTTCCATCTTTACCACAACGGCATTTgagtgatgtcatgtcaccTGATGCAGCATCTGGATTAGCAAAATCTAAAGAGACAGCTGCACGTGGTGAGACAAGTCGAGCTGACTCTGAGATGGTCACTCCACTCATCATAGAGAAAGTAGCCGAAAATGGTTCAGAGCGTTGGCATGAAATTGGTTTAAACCTTGGAGTTTCACATTCAGTGCTGACTGAATGTGACCAACCTCTGTACACATTGAAACAAAAATTACGTAAAGTTTTGTCAGCTTGGAGAGATGAGAACAGACAAGCTACAGTTGGTCagttgttgtctgcttgtgataAAGCTAAAGTGGGAGGAGCAGTGAGAAGAGGATTGGACAGTGATATACAacactaaatattttattttattttatttattctataGGTAGTTTTTTAATGAACGTGATATCATATAATAAACTTGAAGTTGTGAATAAATTTGTATTGAAATGACTTGTCagtctagcgcgcgctagatattttagtcttgcgtagccagaccctaccgctGCGTCATACTTACCAAAGTCAACATGGCCAGGCATGCAATAGGTGGATATTGATGAGCCTGGTAAACTGTCTCTCATTCTACCATCTTGCTCAGCTAGGAAAATGTTTGCATGTCGAGACGTCGCAGCtaaataatttgtttttgttattattattttaaattttatatcatCACATCAAAATAATTACGTTTGCTTAACATGTTATCTCAGCAATCTATTGGTGGGCATACACAGCTCTGAGGCGTTCAAACACAGCAGATAAGACAGGATTGCCACCGAGCTTAGATATCTCCTCTAATGCcctgcaaaacaacagacaacaacacagtTTATCAAACAAATCTCAACAACAATAGATGCCATTATGGCTTGacttatttcttatttttattaCTATCAATTAATTTTGTGTTAATGTCAAGTGTATGTACTATTGGTATATAAAAGCTGCTActcattttttgtttattaatatattcAAAGTAATGTTCATAAAATCAAAACTAAATTTGAccaaaatacataattaatatattttaatcatAGAATAAAATTAACATATTTTTACCaataactaaaattaatatattttgactaaaataaattaatatattttgcaTTTAGATATTACAGTGATTGACAAATGTGATTAGATCACCAACTAGGCAAGATAGTTGAGTAATCCTATAGCTAATGTGTTTGAGACTATTCAAGAGTAAACTCATCTTACTGTTCTTCTAGTGCAAAATGCACTTTCCTTGTGTATTCAAATGAATGTGCCTGTaaagatagataaatagatataTTGGTGAGAAGATGGTTGGTTGTGAAGTGATCGTTAGTTGAACCTTTTCTAGGTATTATATAAAGTATCACTTTACATCCACATCTTCTGTACGTTGTCTCAATACATCTGAAGAGGAGGCAacacattgtacacacacacacacacacacacacacacacacacacacacacacacacacacacacacacacacacacacacacacacacacacacacacacacacacacacacacacacacacacacacacacacacacacacacacacacacacacacacacacacacacacacacacacacacacacacacacacacacacacacacacacacacacacacacacacacacacacacacacacacacacacacacacacacacacacacacacacacacacacacacacacacacacacacacacacacacacacacacacacacacacacacacacacacacacacacacacacacacacacacacacacacacacacacacacacacacacacacacacacacacacacacacacacacacacacacacacacacacacacacacacacacacacacacacacacacacacacacacacacacacacacacacacacacacacacacacacacacacacacacacacacacacacacacacacacacacacacacacacacacacacacacacacacacacacacacacacacacacacacacacacacacacacacacacacacacacacacacacacacacacacacacacacacacacacacacacacacacacacacacacacacacacacacacacacacacacacacacacacacacacacacacacacacacacacacacacacacacacacacacacacacacacacacacacacacacacacacacacacacacacacacacacacacacacacacacacacacacacacacacacacacacacacacacacacacacacacacacacacacacacacacacacacacacacacacacacacacacacacacacacacacacacacacacacacacacacacacacacacacacacacacacacacacacacacacacacacacacacacacacacacacacacacacacacacacacacacacacacacacacacacacacacacacacacacacacacacacacacacacacacacacacacacacacacacacacacacacacacacacacacacacacacacacacacacacacacacacacacacaccactcactTATTAATTGCGTGCTCTGCATATTGCTGTATACTCCATGAATAATCGCGAACGAAAACTTTCCTTCTGTGATGTCTTCACAGTAGCTCTTGCTCTTTTCATACTAAACCCACACAATAcacagtaacaaacagacagcaatacTTCAGCTACTCTATCGGCTATTCACCTCAGATGAACAGAAATTGGCAAAATCGTCTCGAATTTGAAACCAGAGCACGAGAACATCAAGCAATGGCTGAAAGTCACTGTTAACAAGACAAAAGTCTAATAACACAAATACTTTAtaatagtttattaatttaaatttttattaattaaaataatttaaattaaatttaaattaattgattttatGAATTACTGGCAGATGgtctacatacatgtatggcatgaatattttaattgtaattaaatttaatacattttattgattaattaaaataattaaattaggaattaataatttaatttaataatttaaatttagaataatttaattttaattttaattaattgtatccATAAATTACTGGCAGCtggcatacatacatgtatgcatatgtatcagagtggaatataaggcatAATTTTTGGTCAAACATCGTGCTCTAGCAAGAGGTTGACTtgacattttaatttttggcattcattcttatttgatttcacaaaaaatttgtaattattgatatcaacatttagttcaatttctttttgttgcatcatattcactactgtatttatttgatatcaaaatataaacataaaatttggcttgtttgctgttgtttggctacattgttattgatcatgatgacCCGACGGGTTAgagtaatgacatgaactgatcaagagatgagcaaACTAAATTTATTGCATGGATCTGATGGTAAGGCATCAATGAGCGACCCAAAAGTCCAGACATCTGATGGAAGCAGCAGGCAAGATCTAATAGAGTCGATGATGCCCAGATGTGTGAGTACAAAATGAGAATACGTAGATACCTGTTAGCAACAATGTAGTGCTATAATACAGTCAGTCATACCTACTCAGggtgtagcgtggcatgggctagaccggttatggcccatcatttgtagacgtggtcataaaaattgtggactgtaaatacgtgtgaggaccaaagctgtatatagtatatacaccacactTTTCACCACacttttccagtctggatctgccactgattctaccatatcagtcaattacaagccaataaaagtgggcgtgtcttgtagcattgtgaagtttatctccccatttctagaggttaTGCTATGCCCATGCCCTATTGAGCCAGCAGACAACATCAGACACAGATGTTAAGTACATAAATGGTGCTATTTAAGACAAAAGAGATTGAATAAGTTGGTTgtgaacaacaacatgctcttgataGCTACTACCCCTCAACCATCATATACAGTACTATAGTACTGTATGtccaatcaaagcaaaattgtggtggtcatgaacaccagttggtcagtcaatgaccgatgaccgaccgctatattccactctgtgtATGATGTGCATACTTGTTGGTTTGATTGCCATAAATATTACCTTTTATTTTCACTAAATAGCTGCATTAGATCCACTGCTAGCTTGAAGAGACCGCCAGtctctacaacacaattacaTCAGTTGACATGATTTGTGGCATATGATGCACTCACTCACTTTGTTTCACCAttcgtttgtatttgtctTCAGTTGGACATCTacatgcatctctccaatagaTGTCCAGACACAGTAAACAGAATTTgattagttgtttgtttgtttgtttgtttgtttgcttgtttgtgtgtgtttgcttgtgtgtgtgcatgcgtgtgtctaTGTGTAGACAAACCCGAGAATGATGACACAGCAGCCGTGTGTGCAGATCCACGACTATTTGCAGAACCTAGAAGTAGACAAAGTTAGCTGAATTGATGCAATAAGGAACTCCAAAGACGTGATGAGCATCTGAAATCTCTAACTCAAGCAACCTCATaaaactggtgtgtgtgtgtgtgtgtgtgtgtgtgtgtgtgtgtgtgtgtgtgtgtgtgtgtgtgtgtgtgtgtgtgacattgtATATACGTGTatatggacagatggacagacagacaaacagacagacggacagataaacaaacagacagacggacagataaacaaacagatagagacaaacagacagacaaacagatggacaaacagataaacagacagacagacagatagacagacaaacagacgggcggacagatagacagacaaacaaacagacagcacggttgtccccagcatacaaaaggcacgaCGCTTcaccatgccttggcttccacttggtacaggctcgccatgctttgctgcatgagTATGGAGTGATTAGCTAAATAGCTAAGAAGACCAATGAACgcgtatttgtattttgaaaggTGGGAAGTTAATTGAGGCTAACgagtagttcctgggatgcttggtttgaagataagaccactaaggacaaagactgccatatggtataaacttaattgtaatacaagtactcaaacATCAGCAGTGGTTGTCAGCATCGcccactatttaggtcagtatctgataGTAACAAACGAGTTGTGTAGATATGTGGCCCTTCCTATCCTATGTACTAGGTTCTCAGCTacttgaggtctggaaattttccatGGGCTATAAGGCTTCATATaactatcatgtggtcaagacATGCAGAGAGAAAAACTTTCTATAGAaaataaaccactttgttccttttgtgcctgagtgttccatgacaacagttgTGGCATCACAgtgtaagcaaacctgcaGCAAAGCTTTTGCAGGTGTGTCAccataaaaattggaatggcCATACCCAAAAATTTAGGATGGGCGTGGTTATAACATTTCCTCCGTGCCTTGCAAAAATCTTGGGGACACccctggacagacagacagatggacagacagatcaacagacggatggacatacaaacagacaaacggacagacaggcagatagacagacatacatgtagtcatacatacatgcagacagacagatagacagacagccaaacagacagacagccaaacagacagacagccaaacagacagacatacagacataaagacagacagacggacaaatcaacagacaaacagacaaatgaacagacaggcagataaacagacagacagacagacagacagacagaaacatggacagacagacagacaaacaaatggagagacagatagaaagatggacacacagacagatggacagatagacagacagacagacaaacagacagacagacagacagacagatagacagccaaacagacatacagatacagataaagagatggagagacagacagaacagaaacacaaatagacagagagacaaacagacaaacacattgacaaacacaaagacaaacattaTAATCCATACGTCTTCTCTTCGTCCTGACAACTTAACTCTCGTCATTCCCTTCACCGCCTTCTCGCCATCAAAAACTCTCTCCTTATAAAAAATTTCGCATAAAGCCCACAGCTCCAGCTGCATTCCACATACCCATCCTCTACAAAAATCACCATCCAAACtcccacacaaacaaacaaacaccacaacAAAGACCAACCGGTTCCGAGTAGCAACACAAAACACTCACTGCCATTCAACGCCATCACAGACGGCACGACAACGACGTGACTCAAACGCAAACTCGACTCTGTGTATGAGTTGAGAAGAAGCGGCATGCTTGCCTGTTGAGTCACCGGCTGAGAAATCAAAATGTACAAGCTCGGACGCGGTCCAATGTTGTTACACTAGAAAACGTCGACGTTACTCAAACGCAAGCAAACGGCGAGTATACGTGGGACTAACATTGATGGACGGGATATTGAACGACTTGACCCACTCGTTTGTTGATGATTTGTATAAATATGGATTGTTGTAGTTGCTCACAATGTCGTCCATCGCGTAGACGCACACGACAGACGCAGGCGGTCCTTTCCTGAAAAAGAAATTTTTAGGTGacaatttctgtgtgtgtgactcgTGTGTGAGGGTGGTGACAATGACAGACTGGGTTCTTACACGATGTTTCTGAAAACACCGACGATGTGCGCCCGTCCGTTGAACTCGAAAACGTCTGATACGGACACTGaacagcaaatacaaaatttctTGCCTTTATAcctatgtctgtctatgtggttgtccatctgtctgtttgcctacaGCAAATACAAGTTTTAacatatttatatgtatgtccatgcgtttgtccatctgtctgtccatctgtttgtccatgtgtttgtccatctgtatgtctttgtgtttgtccatctgtatgtccatgagtttgtccatctgtatgtctacgtgtttgtccatctgtctgtttgcataaagcaaacacaaatttAAGTtatttatatgtctgtccatgtgtttgtccatttttctgtttgcctaaagcaaatacaaattttaatgtATAAATCTGTTTACAATTTGTATTTACTTtaaagcaaacagatggatggacaaacacatagacatacatatagataCGTACGCccagtgtgcgaaatagtctttgactgaccaccggacatcatgtcctgtcaattcAAAATTTGCCGGACATTAGAAACGTCTGGTCAGACATTCCAATCCAGACAAATACTACTTATCACCtacaattcacacacacacacacacacacacacacacacacacacacacacacacacacacacacacacatatatatacatacatacatacatacatttacagtaatggacaaaagtatttgttgggtagttgtttgttgatttttcatcatattctggctTACAGAATAAAACTAAGTGCTGATATGAACATAAATTGATAAGTTAGTCTGTTTTCAAAGGTtgaaatattgtttgcattgaatatgctttgataagttgtaatgtaaacttaattagCTTATAGAACTAAGGTTGTAACGATaatcttaaattgcaacaaccaaccgatttagactcaattctgtaccaattagcAATATTGTGGGTCCAAATGTCCAATTTCAGTCACTATAGTGTGATGACTATGCGTAGGCtttaataacacaacacaaggcCGACTCTGTATTTAGGAAACACAACTTATACATACATCCTACGCTCATGCACAACACTACTCATGACAATAATAATCATCAATGGCATTATCTGAACCGGTTTTGAAAAACTGTATTGAGTCCTATCATGGGCAGAGGaatattttgaagtatttcaTATCATTCTATTCTCAGATGTTGGTTCTAATTATTTGTCAGGTCACTGCTGACCAATGCACCTAgattaaaacacaaacatcctgaaaaacccttgaaatacacacacacacacacacacacacacacacacacacacacacacacacacacacacacacacacacacacacacacacacacacagacacagacacagacacagacacagacacagacacagacacagacacagacacagacacagacacacacacacacacacacacacacacacacacacacacacacacacacatacacacacacacacacacacacacacacacacacacacacacacacacacaactccaACACAAGTATCTCAAATTAacccaaaaatatcttccctacTGTCCaatgctagtctctctaaaaccagcttagaattataaagtcaaagtttgatggacaactgttgacggaggtgtgaggtggcttggctAATGATCAGGTGATTACGCAGTGCTGATCTCTGTGCAATTGATTTCAAAACGTCGAGGCTGTGAGGCAACCAAAGACCGaaagtttcaaccacaagggttatatacattcttgccgggtccaatggacacctgcttgggagtaaagaccttgcaaCACCTCCTCGACgagtgtagcaatgacacGTGCAAGcaaacgtgtacacacactgatcccaccacatctTTTCCAACATCAGAGTCCACCACATTGGATATACAAGAACAAGGAATAAAGTGGTTTGGGTGGAGGCATatgtttccccattcagatctagttgatggttactgtagtggattcatgacaattatcatgggtTGCCGCAGTAATTCGAGGTTGGTAAacgtgtccatgtatttgtgttgccaaaccaaatcttTTGGAATATACTGCACCAACAGGTCGATAAAAGACGCTTGCCACCACAGAAAATGCCTGACCGAGTGCCAGTTTTCATGtctctagatgacactttgatgcTGCATCCCTTTGATAAAAGAGTCATATGCATGCAAGTAGTACAACCCACCCGACAAATTACTAAACAAACTCTGACTAAAAAAGTGGCCATTGTTTCAGATAGCAATgacgagacagacagactttcatcgCTTCCTCTAGCAGCTAGACTCTGCCCTGCAtggctacaaacccatccGCGTAAATCTCTGCATGCCGTTCTCATGCAGCCATCCCCTCCCCCtctttgacttccgttggcgtgTCGTACCCAGTGAGTTTTGAAAACATCATCTTCGTCCGCATATGTGCCATACCTCTAGACGTGGAAACTCAAATCGTTCCAACAACATGCACTACGCTATGCTACGCTAGTGGCAGTTTTTAGTTCAGTGACTTCGTGCTATCCTATCAACCTAATCGTCTTCAGGTTCTTATAGCCCCTACAGTAAACATTACACGCAAGTATCTCTGAGTTTCCTGTCCgctgcatttttgttgtgCACGTGAGCAACCCTCTGAGCCCCAGCATGTGTACTTGAGCGCCCACATCCGATATTTAACAAAATACACATTCAGctatacagtactgtacatgacatgTGGCTGTTTGCATTTGGTTCATGCACAAACTGCAGAAACTatgtttgttgacatgacattggGATGTGCGAGGATGTGGGTTGCTCATACGGAATTCCACACCTGACGCTACGCCACTGAACAAAAGGTCCGATGTTTGGCcgttatttcgcacactgttaaaaattaaatgacAATGTAACAGTCACTCTaagactatatatataataatgtCCATGTGCTTGTCCATCTTTTCTGTtcgcttgtctgtctatcttgaTGGCCAATATTTCTTTCAGCTGATAATCTTGCTTGTCTGTCGTCTGCcatcctgtttgtctgcttgcctgttgcTCTACACGTTGACCTGCCTGCCCATGCACTCTGTTGTCgtacgtgcacgtgcgtgcacgcacacacacacacacacacacacacacacacacacacacacacacacacacacacacacacacacacacacaccacacacacacacacacacacacacacacacacaccacacacacacacacacacacacacacacacacacacacacacacacacacacaccacacacacacacacacacacacacacacacacacacacacacacacacacatacacacacacacacacaccacacacacacacacacacacacacacacacacacacacacacacacacacacacacacatacacacacacgcacacatacacacacacacacacacacacacacacacacacacacacacacacacacatgcacacacgcacacacacacacacacacacacacacacacacacatacacacaccacacagcaCTCATATCCCCTCACTCACATATCCAACAGCCACACCGTCACTCAACCATCAATCTGTTAAATGTTTGTTAGtatttcatctgtttgtctgtcaacgAGGCTACCCACTCACTCACCTATCTCGTATGAGTATTGCATCGTGGAGCTGTATTTCTGCGAGCATTTCAGGGTCGTCTTCACAAACGTCTTCCATTGCCAAGAGTACAGCACGTTACTACCAGTTCCAATATCATTCTGCAACAGTAAAGCAAATGAAGGGTTGGACACTGACAGTTTGCTGGAAAAGataataatattaatgagttgatgtgtgtgtgtgtgtgtgtgtgtgtgtgtgtgtgtgtgtgcgtgtgcgtgtgtcacgtgtgtgtgtgtgtgtgtgtgtgtgtgtgtgtgtgtgtgtgtgtgtgtcacgtgcgtgcgtgtgtgtgtgttgtgtgtgtgtatgtgtgtgtgtgtgtgtgtgtgtgtgtgtgtgtgtgtgtgtgtgtgtgtgtgtgtgtcacgtgcgtgtgtgtgtgtgtgtgtgtgtgtgtgttgtgttgtgtgtgtgtgttgtgttgtgtgtgtgtgtgtgtgtgttgtgttgtgttgtgtgtgtgtgtgtgtgtgtgtgtgtgtgtgtgtgtgtgtgtgtgtgtgtgtgtgtgtgtgtgtgtgtgtgtgtgtgtgtgtgtgtgtgtgtgtgtgtgtgtgtgtgtggactaGCAACTGACCAtccacacatacatgcatgacACTCAACAACACTCCACCTCAACACACAATACCAAACCTAACTCCATCACTGCAACACCAACATTCCACCACATTAAATAACTACAACAACCTCCTGCATTCCACACCACCAGCACTCAGCAACCCATCATCTAACACCCACACTACATCCCGCCCACACCTAACTCACCATCCAGTAGCAAGTTTACCATGATGCCATCCCAATACAACAAAGTGGTAACCATAGCAACCACTTACTCTCACAAAATGCATTCCCACAGTCTACATATTTACGCTTAAATTTGTTGCCAATTTTTTTTAAGATTTAATTTTCTAGTTGCTATAAATGATACACAGTGGTATTGCCTTGCACACTTTTGCGATGCGTGTGTATATGACATCGCTGTTGGGTGCTTCTGTGGCTTGCTCTCTGTAGACAAGGAAGACGCTGTCTCCGTACTCGAACAATTTGATCAGATAGAAGTCTGTTGGTGTAGAGAGAATAACGTGAGACGTTATGGCATATTAGCAGATAAATGTGTACACAAGAGTTAGACCACCAAGCAAGAGTATGCAATGATAAAGGAAtggacaggcacacagacagacagagacagacagacagacagacagacagacagacagacagacagacagatagacagacagacacagggtTCTGCCTAAGGTGTGGTAGCATGGTGCAGCGCCATGCTGAGAAATCCCAGCCACGTAACCAAGTACAAAGAAAAACCAAAGAACATTGGAACTCTAACTGACTGCGAAAGTCGTAATTAGAAAAAGGCGAGTGAGTCACTGAATGATTGCGTGGTCAATCAGTTACCAGTTACCTCTTCCGCTTTCGAAGTCAAATCAGGACGTCCAGATGTTTCGTTTACGCGAGAAAAGGTATAGAATTTCGAGGCTATGCAGATGccgtgttagtgtgtgtgtgtgtgtgtgtgtgtgtgtgtgtgtgtgtgtgtgtgtgtgtgtgtgcgtgcgtgcatgcatgtaaacgAAAACAGAGATGAATACAAAAGAGGCAGGTTCACTAACTTTGTTCTTTCCCGTATTCGGTCAGAAAGTGTGTCCCAAAAAGACAAAAGATAAACGAGCCGGAAGAAACCAGTTTGGGTCAAGCGGATCAAGGAGCTCTTAGCACAGCTGACTGTAAATGAGGCTTCTCAGTAATAAACGAGTGAAGAGCCTCCACTGCACAACCGCTTAAACACCAGAACTCTAGATTCACTGATGAGAATTTGTTTGGAAGGACCAGCATGATGTATCAAGTTTTGAGTTTGAGCAAGCTGTTGACAGTGGTGTAGGAACTATgggggaacagacagacaataagacacacaaacagctgacagacagacagacagacagagaaacagacagacagagaaacagacagacagacagactttggACGTTGGGGGAATAGCAGAGAGAAGTTTCTTCACCAGATCTCACtaagatcacgtgacaaagaTAGAAAGCTGAATTTGATTGAATTTAAAATGTACTGGCGGCGAATactgtcaataacattacaacgttgcaataCTACtagtgttttagctaaaaagattgacagaatagtttgcagtaatgactctgtacaatagctacaaacatcagatggctgtttgttagagtttttcttctacGACCACTATGGCTGTTTATCTTGAACTTTTAGTATTTAcatgtagccttttctgtattagcgttgatgttttcaataaatgttctttgacaaacagacagacagacagacagacagacagacagacaggcaaatagaaagacaggcagacagacaaacaaacaaaaagacagacagacagacagacagacagacagacagacacacaaacagacagacacacacacagacagacagacagacaggcaaacagaaagacaggcagacagacaaacaaacaaaagacagacagacaggcagacagattcatttattatcatcaaaactctac
It contains:
- the LOC134195108 gene encoding semaphorin-6A-like isoform X1, translated to MHKCLINTDNPDRLLYLANEGRLIVAAKDRLLVVHPETLNIVKDVAVKPSEDTITTCLNKGRTQEFCANYHRVLLSKDNDTLLVCGTNAFSVHCDFQFASNLSVTSEQVPTDGPYQQLSVPIDFSLSTVDPSAGNVAVMLDGMFYCAIKYDSTIPNMFFKVKLNGLSLTRTKSSSDDWISSKDFYLIKLFEYGDSVFLVYREQATEAPNSDVIYTRIAKVCKNDIGTGSNVLYSWQWKTFVKTTLKCSQKYSSTMQYSYEIVSVSDVFEFNGRAHIVGVFRNIVKGPPASVVCVYAMDDIVSNYNNPYLYKSSTNEWVKSFNIPSINCNNIGPRPSLYILISQPVTQQASMPLLLNSYTESSLRLSHVVVVPSVMALNGSECFVLLLGTEDGYVECSWSCGLYAKFFIRREFLMARRR
- the LOC134195108 gene encoding semaphorin-6A-like isoform X2, giving the protein MHKCLINTDNPDRLLYLANEGRLIVAAKDRLLVVHPETLNIVKDVAVKPSEDTITTCLNKGRTQEFCANYHRVLLSKDNDTLLVCGTNAFSVHCDFQFASNLSVTSEQVPTDGPYQQLSVPIDFSLSTVDPSAGNVAVMLDGMFYCAIKYDSTIPNMFFKVKLNGLSLTRTKSSSDDWISSKDFYLIKLFEYGDSVFLVYREQATEAPNSDVIYTRIAKNDIGTGSNVLYSWQWKTFVKTTLKCSQKYSSTMQYSYEIVSVSDVFEFNGRAHIVGVFRNIVKGPPASVVCVYAMDDIVSNYNNPYLYKSSTNEWVKSFNIPSINCNNIGPRPSLYILISQPVTQQASMPLLLNSYTESSLRLSHVVVVPSVMALNGSECFVLLLGTEDGYVECSWSCGLYAKFFIRREFLMARRR
- the LOC134194920 gene encoding uncharacterized protein LOC134194920, with the translated sequence MKCDLVCNGIARVSMLLALWSEFHLTADRHVDVFIKLFLALDLAYLTGSSDVVVQELSDTLGRHEITSTVSMSTDTISTTSESSKQANQMDSCKELICKLKQDNVGLLLPWLLNDEEPNDVSQLWCADVADGVMQVVVEYSFAYNCPLGLFERLSARCHRHHPNYIRHWSSGLLMCYGAVSLLFICSKNTSPGFLRLNARVVKSHHSVGRLWHVLLRCVSDVEDLLQSVPGVLFDRCICSESSTTTSSLPSQPKHIVPNERWGPFAVETVMGKYSPEMKKHVTAIVQVCPSVKEGILLCDVVSPECGTLLDQMDVEEIAADIGKWWPKLTSIIGTDQSTVLEMRVSDSDPRFSQAAASRILSEWQKSRNNQLEVCELYDALLVADVPSLPQRHLSDVMSPDAASGLAKSKETAARGETSRADSEMVTPLIIEKVAENGSERWHEIGLNLGVSHSVLTECDQPLYTLKQKLRKVLSAWRDENRQATVGQLLSACDKAKVGGAVRRGLDSDIQH
- the LOC134194636 gene encoding LOW QUALITY PROTEIN: geranylgeranyl pyrophosphate synthase-like (The sequence of the model RefSeq protein was modified relative to this genomic sequence to represent the inferred CDS: substituted 2 bases at 2 genomic stop codons) codes for the protein CLDIYWRDACRCPTEDKYKRMVKQKTGGLFKLAVDLMQLFSENKSDFQPLLDVLVLWFQIRDDFANFCSSEYEKSKSYCEDITEGKFSFAIIHGVYSNMQSTQLINVLRQRTEDVDVKXYFIXYLEKAHSFEYTRKVHFALEEQALEEISKLGGNPVLSAVFERLRAVYAHQ